One part of the Lotus japonicus ecotype B-129 chromosome 2, LjGifu_v1.2 genome encodes these proteins:
- the LOC130741150 gene encoding plant UBX domain-containing protein 8 isoform X1 — MSMAMPNQEAIDTFINITGLSQPIALQKLQEHGGNLNEAVNAHFSEGDRGLSTSVHNTSAVAAALQDDFMDIDDELHADELRGPLPLLSSARTNPFSLLDPTLGRSIFDSHLDPTTQAPFVTLPREVREIPIEVKDGSQSAPQGSHDPSPTIEDVTGSVQANGPDIQGIIRLDDEDDDDTLTTRTAHQDEQHNILGDTSRDQSAMPSAPRFENLPDYSNDIEEEMIRAAIEASRREASSLGRQTDLSEAGPQSMQSDLEDPELAHAVSLSLKTAEQEKALRKQGGEDGDVGASTGPSKSSEVELQEMTSNERLQTGSSSFQDEGEDLEEQPLVRNRSRRTTLGSSRSANNDEVIEASTPPAAVQQDDSNLPQQNDDSFPTDEWGGISSEEHDEAVMLEAAMFGGIPEGRQYPYAFAPHEFMQNRGIYPRPMPRPPSPSLTAQRLIREQQDDEYLASLQADREKELKAIEEAEAAREEEKRREEEARRKLQEEQELETQLAAKEASLPSEPSSTDENAVTLLVRMPDGSRRGRRFLRSDKLQSLFDFIDIARVVKPGSYRLVRPYPRRAFGNEESASILEELGLTNKQEALFLELV, encoded by the exons ATGTCAATGGCGATGCCTAATCAGGAAGCAATTGACACCTTCATCAACATCACCGGCTTATCTCAACCAATCGCACTCCAGAAGCTCCAG GAGCATGGGGGTAATCTTAATGAAGCTGTCAATGCGCATTTTAGTGAAGGAGACAGAGGTTTATCTACCAG TGTGCATAATACCtctgctgttgctgctgctcTGCAAGATGATTTCATGGATATAGATGATGAGCTTCATGCTGATGAACTTCGCGGACCTCTGCCTCTTTTATCTTCTGCTAGAACTAATCCCTTTTCTCTTCTCGATCCAACACTTGGGAGAAGTATATTTGATTCTCATCTTGATCCAACAACCCAAGCACCGTTTGTTACCCTTCCGAGAGAGGTGAGAGAGATTCCTATAGAGGTTAAGGATGGCAGTCAATCTGCACCTCAAGGTAGCCATGATCCGAGTCCAACTATCGAAGATGTCACTGGAAGTGTTCAAGCAAATGGTCCCGATATTCAGGGGATTATCAGacttgatgatgaagatgatgacgacACACTAACTACCCGGACTGCACATCAGGATGAGCAACACAATATCTTGGGTGATACTTCACGTGACCAAAGTGCTATGCCCAGTGCTCCTAGGTTTGAGAATTTGCCAGATTATAGCAATGACATAGAAGAAGAAATGATCCGCGCAGCAATTGAGGCTTCTAGACGGGAAGCTTCTAGCCTTGGCAGACAAACt GATTTAAGTGAAGCGGGGCCTCAGTCAATGCAATCAGATTTGGAAGATCCTGAGCTTGCCCATGCAGTTTCACTGTCTCTGAAG ACAGCTGAGCAAGAGAAAGCATTGCGCAAGCAAGGAGGGGAGGATGGGGATGTTGGAGCATCAACAGGGCCATCTAAGTCATCTGAAGTTGAACTACAGGAAATGACATCAAATGAAAG ACTGCAGACAGGAAGCTCATCCTTCCAAGATGAAGGTGAAGACTTAGAAGAGCAACCTCTGGTTAGGAACAGGTCTAGGCGAACAACTTTGGGCTCGTCAAGGTCAGCCAATAATgatgaagtcattgaggccagTACACCACCAGCAGCTGTTCAGCAGGATGACAGCAATCTTCCTCAGCAAAATGACGATTCCTTCCCCACTGATGAG TGGGGTGGCATTTCTTCTGAGGAGCATGATGAAGCAGTTATGCTTGAGGCAGCAATGTTTGGTGGAATCCCCGAAGGGCGTCAGTATCCCTATGCTTTTGCACCACATGAGTTCATGCAGAACAGGGGTATTTATCCTCGGCCAATGCCTCGTCCACCTTCGCCATCATTGACAGCTCAGCGTTTAATAAGGGAACAACAG GATGATGAATATCTTGCATCACTACAAGCAGATAGAGAAAAAGAATTGAAAGCCATCGAAGAAGCCGAGGCTGCTCGTGAAGAAGAAAAGCGGAGAGAGGAAGAAGCTCGCAGGAAATTACAGGAAGAGCAG GAATTGGAAACACAGTTGGCAGCAAAAGAAGCTTCCCTACCATCCGAACCATCCTCTACTGATGAGAATGCTGTTACCTTGCTAGTAAGAATGCCAGATGGTAGCCGCCGCGGACGCCGATTCCTTAGATCTGATAAGCTACAG TCTCTTTTCGACTTCATAGATATTGCTAGGGTGGTGAAACCTGGAAGTTACAGACTG GTGAGACCTTATCCTAGGCGTGCTTTTGGTAATGAAGAAAGTGCATCGATACTGGAAGAGCTTGGCCTAACCAACAAGCAAGAAGCCTTGTTTTTGGAGTTAGTCTAA
- the LOC130741150 gene encoding plant UBX domain-containing protein 8 isoform X2: MSMAMPNQEAIDTFINITGLSQPIALQKLQEHGGNLNEAVNAHFSEGDRGLSTSVHNTSAVAAALQDDFMDIDDELHADELRGPLPLLSSARTNPFSLLDPTLGRSIFDSHLDPTTQAPFVTLPREVREIPIEVKDGSQSAPQGSHDPSPTIEDVTGSVQANGPDIQGIIRLDDEDDDDTLTTRTAHQDEQHNILGDTSRDQSAMPSAPRFENLPDYSNDIEEEMIRAAIEASRREASSLGRQTDLSEAGPQSMQSDLEDPELAHAVSLSLKAPEQEKALRKQGGEDGDVGASTGPSKSSEVELQEMTSNERLQTGSSSFQDEGEDLEEQPLVRNRSRRTTLGSSRSANNDEVIEASTPPAAVQQDDSNLPQQNDDSFPTDEWGGISSEEHDEAVMLEAAMFGGIPEGRQYPYAFAPHEFMQNRGIYPRPMPRPPSPSLTAQRLIREQQDDEYLASLQADREKELKAIEEAEAAREEEKRREEEARRKLQEEQELETQLAAKEASLPSEPSSTDENAVTLLVRMPDGSRRGRRFLRSDKLQSLFDFIDIARVVKPGSYRLVRPYPRRAFGNEESASILEELGLTNKQEALFLELV; this comes from the exons ATGTCAATGGCGATGCCTAATCAGGAAGCAATTGACACCTTCATCAACATCACCGGCTTATCTCAACCAATCGCACTCCAGAAGCTCCAG GAGCATGGGGGTAATCTTAATGAAGCTGTCAATGCGCATTTTAGTGAAGGAGACAGAGGTTTATCTACCAG TGTGCATAATACCtctgctgttgctgctgctcTGCAAGATGATTTCATGGATATAGATGATGAGCTTCATGCTGATGAACTTCGCGGACCTCTGCCTCTTTTATCTTCTGCTAGAACTAATCCCTTTTCTCTTCTCGATCCAACACTTGGGAGAAGTATATTTGATTCTCATCTTGATCCAACAACCCAAGCACCGTTTGTTACCCTTCCGAGAGAGGTGAGAGAGATTCCTATAGAGGTTAAGGATGGCAGTCAATCTGCACCTCAAGGTAGCCATGATCCGAGTCCAACTATCGAAGATGTCACTGGAAGTGTTCAAGCAAATGGTCCCGATATTCAGGGGATTATCAGacttgatgatgaagatgatgacgacACACTAACTACCCGGACTGCACATCAGGATGAGCAACACAATATCTTGGGTGATACTTCACGTGACCAAAGTGCTATGCCCAGTGCTCCTAGGTTTGAGAATTTGCCAGATTATAGCAATGACATAGAAGAAGAAATGATCCGCGCAGCAATTGAGGCTTCTAGACGGGAAGCTTCTAGCCTTGGCAGACAAACt GATTTAAGTGAAGCGGGGCCTCAGTCAATGCAATCAGATTTGGAAGATCCTGAGCTTGCCCATGCAGTTTCACTGTCTCTGAAGGCAC CTGAGCAAGAGAAAGCATTGCGCAAGCAAGGAGGGGAGGATGGGGATGTTGGAGCATCAACAGGGCCATCTAAGTCATCTGAAGTTGAACTACAGGAAATGACATCAAATGAAAG ACTGCAGACAGGAAGCTCATCCTTCCAAGATGAAGGTGAAGACTTAGAAGAGCAACCTCTGGTTAGGAACAGGTCTAGGCGAACAACTTTGGGCTCGTCAAGGTCAGCCAATAATgatgaagtcattgaggccagTACACCACCAGCAGCTGTTCAGCAGGATGACAGCAATCTTCCTCAGCAAAATGACGATTCCTTCCCCACTGATGAG TGGGGTGGCATTTCTTCTGAGGAGCATGATGAAGCAGTTATGCTTGAGGCAGCAATGTTTGGTGGAATCCCCGAAGGGCGTCAGTATCCCTATGCTTTTGCACCACATGAGTTCATGCAGAACAGGGGTATTTATCCTCGGCCAATGCCTCGTCCACCTTCGCCATCATTGACAGCTCAGCGTTTAATAAGGGAACAACAG GATGATGAATATCTTGCATCACTACAAGCAGATAGAGAAAAAGAATTGAAAGCCATCGAAGAAGCCGAGGCTGCTCGTGAAGAAGAAAAGCGGAGAGAGGAAGAAGCTCGCAGGAAATTACAGGAAGAGCAG GAATTGGAAACACAGTTGGCAGCAAAAGAAGCTTCCCTACCATCCGAACCATCCTCTACTGATGAGAATGCTGTTACCTTGCTAGTAAGAATGCCAGATGGTAGCCGCCGCGGACGCCGATTCCTTAGATCTGATAAGCTACAG TCTCTTTTCGACTTCATAGATATTGCTAGGGTGGTGAAACCTGGAAGTTACAGACTG GTGAGACCTTATCCTAGGCGTGCTTTTGGTAATGAAGAAAGTGCATCGATACTGGAAGAGCTTGGCCTAACCAACAAGCAAGAAGCCTTGTTTTTGGAGTTAGTCTAA
- the LOC130741149 gene encoding F-box protein PP2-A12-like encodes MVMGIVFSRRHAHQVSPSFGELPESCVALILGYADPPQICQLATLNRAFRAASSADFVWESKLPANYRAIVRKIFTDFPSDSSKRDTYAALCRLNTLDGGTKKAWLDKSTGKICMCLSFKGLSITGIDDRRYWKDIHTEESRFGTVAYLQQTWWFQVDGEVEFPFPAGTYSLFFRLHLGRASKGRFGRRLCNTEHVHGWDKKPARFEIWTSDDQYVTSECFLKEPGKWCFYHAGDFTVLDGGDASTKIKFSMTQIDCTHTKGGLCIDSVFVYPSEFRKVKAFLNCS; translated from the exons ATGGTCATGGGCATCGTCTTCTCTCGCCGACATGCTCACCAAGTCTCGCCGTCGTTTGGTGAATTGCCGGAGAGCTGCGTCGCTCTGATCCTCGGGTACGCCGATCCTCCTCAGATCTGCCAGCTCGCGACCTTGAACCGCGCCTTCCGTGCCGCTTCCTCTGCCGATTTTGTCTGGGAATCCAAGCTCCCCGCCAATTACCGTGCGATTGTCAGGAAAATCTTCACCGATTTTCCCTCCGATTCGAGCAAGAGAGACACTTACGCTGCCCTTTGCCGCCTCAATACTCTTGATGGAGGCACCAAG AAAGCTTGGTTGGATAAAAGCACGGGGAAGATTTGTATGTGCTTATCATTCAAGGGACTGTCCATAACCGGGATTGATGATCGGAGATATTGGAAGGATATCCACACTGAAGAGTCCAG ATTCGGCACTGTCGCATACCTCCAGCAAACCTGGTGGTTTCAAGTGGATGGGGAAGTTGAGTTTCCATTTCCAGCAGGGACATACAGCTTATTCTTCAGACTTCATCTAGGGCGAGCCTCCAAAGGGAGGTTTGGTCGGCGGCTGTGCAACACTGAGCATGTTCATGGCTGGGACAAAAAGCCTGCACGGTTCGAGATTTGGACTTCAGATGACCAATATGTTACATCCGAGTGCTTTCTGAAAGAACCCGGCAAATGGTGTTTTTACCATGCCGGCGATTTCACGGTTCTGGATGGTGGTGATGCATCAACAAAAATCAAATTCTCTATGACTCAGATTGATTGCACTCACACTAAAGGTGGTCTGTGTATAGATTCTGTGTTTGTATACCCAAGTGAATTCAGAAAGGTTAAGGCATTTTTAAATTGCTCCTAA